In Canis lupus baileyi chromosome 19, mCanLup2.hap1, whole genome shotgun sequence, the sequence CTGCGCTGGGGTGTCCGGGGCGGCCACTTCCTCCTCTGACGGGGTGGCACCCCAGAACCTGCTGGAGGGACGCGAAGACAGACGGACAGGGATGGACCGATTCTGGACGACCACTGGCCGGGCCTCCCTTTTGGCAGCTCTGGTCCTGGGGCCGGTTTGGGCCCAACCCCGTAAGGCCttgggagggacaggagggggaagggagcccccacctggtggcccagcagctgaccccgccccgccccgcccgcagtggcccagaggaagccgtggctggtggggctgggggccgTGCTGGCcgccctcttcctcctcttcgtCCTCACCCTGCTCTACGCCATCTGGTGCAGCCAGTCCCGCGACAGgtgggcaccccccccccccgtcctgcatgagctccccccgccccccgtagCACCACTGGTGCTCAgaatccctcccctcccctctcctctctgagcctcgacAGGCCAGGGGGTTCTTTGATTCAGAACCGCCGGGACCTCAGGCAACACgcaccccccttcccccccttgCTACGAACCTGAAAAACGAGATGGCTTCCCTGAGACCCCAACCCTAAGACACGTCCCAGGGGGGAATCTGTGATGTCTTTACCACTCCCCTGGGCCCTGAGACCCCAACCCTAAGACACGTCCCAGGGGGGAATCTGTGATGTCTTTACCACTCCCCTGGGCCCTGAGACCCCAACCCTAAGACGAGTCCCAGGGGGGATCTGTGAGGTCTTTACCACTCCCCTGGGCCCCACGCATCTATCCATCCCTctcgcaccccccccccaagtccTCTGTGCGTAACCGTCCCGCTGTCTGTGGCTCTGTCCACCTTCCCACCACCTGTCCCCATGTCCGTCGAGGTGTCTGTCCACATCCACTCGTTAACCTACCACCATCCATGGGTCCGTCGCCCTGTCCTCCTGCCCGTTCACTCACCCAC encodes:
- the LOC140611090 gene encoding small integral membrane protein 24-like encodes the protein MDRFWTTTGRASLLAALVLGPVWAQPLAQRKPWLVGLGAVLAALFLLFVLTLLYAIWCSQSRDSHKEEEVGAVREEEKGEGDCELALEEKEGPPSHERGANSSE